In Strigops habroptila isolate Jane chromosome 4, bStrHab1.2.pri, whole genome shotgun sequence, a single genomic region encodes these proteins:
- the RPS6KL1 gene encoding ribosomal protein S6 kinase-like 1, with protein MSRAEAEPCSRALAQARIYLGQLRSRVSPAGPEGGARRDYLVEAARQLRLALERDVSEDYEEAFNHYQNGVDVLLRGVQVDPNKERREAVKRKITQYLRRAEEIFNCHLQRAAGSGNPTATGYSSLRFRPIRTLSSAVENLRRCKVVGVIDKVQIVQDPATGATFILKSLPKSHVETRERQTIIPHGVPFMVKLLCYSVSEDSIFLHLEHVQGETLWSHLRSKYCVQQGSADSNTVQALSDLGREDCVGSSQGSSQVSILAAPTGSGFPGSTTHRVLGNTDASPPGEQAPTAMDRVPAAPAKGPGHLISQGLVVYPWDALTSSTGCVLERAASQPDHRLPQTPAPILNTMRGAQLLPRQASELPGARSLLTSGQRQLRAGVAPSSSAQPCGPVPVVREPSREAYGGLGQQPPSEQCGALGSCGHGRRAWAVREEQVQLWAAEILLALEGLHQQGVLCRDLNPRNLLLDAAGHIRLTFFGQWTEVEPQCCSQAQEQLYSAPEVGGIAEPTEAADCWSFGSLLYELLTGVPLSQNHPSGIQPHTQLHVPEGLSLAATSLLTELLQYNPKQRLGSGGDGMAKLKSHSFFSTVLWNKLVG; from the exons ATGAGCCGGGCGGAGGCCGAGCCCTGCTCCCGGGCGCTGGCGCAGGCCCGCATCTATCTGGGGCAGCTGCGGAGCCGCGTCTCGCCGGCGGGCCCCGAGGGCGGCGCGCGGCGGGATTACCTGGTGGAGGCGGCGCGGCAGCTGCGGCTGGCGCTGGAGCGGGACGTCAGCGAGGACTACGAGGAGGCCTTCAACCACTACCAGAACGGCGTGGACGTGCTGCTCCGCGGCGTGCAGG TTGACCCCAACAAGGAGCGCCGGGAGGCTGTGAAGCGGAAGATCACACAGTACCTGAGGCGTGCAGAAGAAATCTTCAACTGCCACCTCCAGCGGGCTGCAGGGAGCGGCAACCCCACTGCCACG GGTTACAGCAGCCTGCGCTTCCGGCCCATCAGGACGCTGAGCTCGGCAGTGGAGAACCTGAGACGGTGTAAGGTTGTGGGAGTGATCGATAAG GTGCAGATCGTCCAGGATCCGGCCACTGGTGCGACCTTTATACTTAAG AGCCTCCCCAAATCCCATGTCGAGACTCGTGAGCGACAGACCATCATCCCTCATGGGGTCCCCTTCATGGTCAAGCTGCTGTGCTACTCTGTGAGTGAGGACTCCATCTTCCTCCACCTGGAGCATGTGCAGG gagaGACACTGTGGTCTCACCTCCGCTCCAAGTACTGTGTCCAACAGGGCTCTGCAGATTCAAACACTGTTCAAGCCCTGAGTGACCTTGGCAGAGAGGACTGCGTGGGAagctcccagggcagcagccaAGTCTCCATCCTCGCTGCTCCGACAGGCAGTGGCTTCCCAGGTTCTACAACCCACCGAGTACTGGGAAACACTGACGCCTCGCCCCCTGGGGAGCAGGCTCCCACCGCCATGGACCGTgttccagcagcaccagccaaaGGCCCCGGCCACCTCATCAGCCAGGGCCTGGTCGTCTACCCCTGGGATGCCCtaaccagcagcacaggctgtgtgTTGGAGAGAGCAGCCTCCCAGCCAGACCACAGGCTTCCCCAGACGCCTGCCCCCATACTGAACACTATGAGAGGGGCCCAGCTGCTGCCTCGGCAAGCGTCTGAGCTCCCTGGGGCTCGGTCCCTCCTGACCTCGGGTCAGAGGCAGCTTCGTGCAGGAGTCGCTCCgtccagctctgcccagccctgTGGGCCTGTCCCGGTGGTGCGGGAGCCCTCGCGGGAAGCCTATGGAGGGCTCGGCCAGCAGCCACCGTCAGAACAGTGTGGGGCTTTGGGTTCCTGTGGGCATGGGCGCAGGGCATGGGCCGTGCGGGAGGAGCAGGTGCAGCTGTGGGCAGCAGAAATTCTCCTGGCCCTAGAGGGACTTCATCAGCAGGGCGTGCTGTGCCGGGATCTCAACCCCAGGAACCTGCTGCTGGATGCGGCTG GTCACATCCGTCTCACCTTCTTTGGCCAGTGGACAGAGGTggagccccagtgctgcagccaggccCAGGAACAGCTGTACAGTGCCCCAG AAGTTGGGGGAATCGCAGAGCCCACTGAAGCAGCTGACTGCTGGAGCTTTGGCTCTCTCTTATATGAGCTGCTGACAGGAGTG ccacTGTCCCAAAACCACCCTTCAGGGATTCAACCTCACACCCAGCTGCATGTGCCGGAGGGGCTCAGCCTGGCTGCTACATCGCTGCTCACCGAG ctcctgcagtaCAACCCGAAGCAGCGCCTGGGCTCTGGAGGAGATGGCATGGCGAAGCTGAAGTCCCACTCCTTCTTCAGCACCGTCCTGTGGAACAAGCTGGTGGGCTAG
- the DLST gene encoding dihydrolipoyllysine-residue succinyltransferase component of 2-oxoglutarate dehydrogenase complex, mitochondrial isoform X1, with protein MLLLWRSRCLGRALGRSLRALRQGNCTLARCSLSGVAGSQGLAYTNSRKLVVNSSSVFTVRYFRTTAVRRDDVVTVNTPAFAESVTEGDVRWEKAVGDTVAEDEVVCEIETDKTSVQVPAPAAGVIEALLVPDGGKVEGGTPLFKLRKTGAAPAKAKPAASPPPPPAAPEPVAAAAPPPAAAPIPTTMPPVPPTSAQPIDSKPVSAVKPAAAPAAAPPGEAAPSKGARSEHRVKMNRMRQRIAQRLKEAQNTCAMLTTFNEIDMSNIREMRAIHKDPFLKKHNLKLGFMSAFVKAAAFALQDQPVVNAVIDDTTKEIVYRDYVDISVAVATPRGLVVPVVRNVENMNYADIERAIYELGEKARKNELAIEDMDGGTFTISNGGVFGSLFGTPIINPPQSAILGMHAIFDRPVAVGGKIEVRPMMYVALTYDHRLIDGREAVTFLRKIKAAVEDPRVLLLDL; from the exons GTGTGGCTGGGAGCCAGGGACTGGCTTACACGAACAGCAGGAAGCTTGT agtAAACAGCTCCAGTGTCTTCACTGTCCGTTACTTCAGAACCACTGCAGTACGTA GGGATGACGTGGTTACGGTGAACACGCCAGCCTTTGCAGAGTCAGTCACAGAAGGAGATGTCAGGTGGGAGAAAG CCGTCGGAGACACAGTGGCAGAAGATGAAGTGGTGTGTGAGATTGAAACAGACAAG aCATCAGTGCAAgttccagccccagcagctggtGTGATTGAAGCCCTTCTGGTACCTGATGGTGGCAAAGTAGAAGGGGGGACACCTCTGTTCAAACTCAGGAAAACTGGAG CTGCTCCTGCCAAGGCCaaaccagcagcatcccctcctcctcctcctgcagcccctgaACCTGtagctgcagctgctcctccccctgctgcagcaccaatTCCCACTACAATGCCACCAGTGCCGCCTACGTCAGCTCAGCCCATCGACAGCAAACCAG TGTCTGCGGTGAAGCCGGCTGCAGCCCCCGCGGCAGCCCCTCCAGGGGAGGCAGCGCCCAGCAAAGGTGCCAGATCAGAGCATAGG gtgAAAATGAATAGGATGCGCCAGCGTATCGCTCAGCGGCTGAAGGAGGCTCAGAATACTTGTGCCATGCTGACCACTTTCAATGAGATCGATATGAG CAACATCCGGGAGATGAGAGCGATACACAAGGATCCCTTCCTGAAAAAGCACAACCTGAAGCTAGGTTTCATGTCAGCTTTtgtgaaagctgcagcttttgctCTGCAGGACCAGCCCGTTGTGAATGCAG tGATTGATGACACAACCAAAGAGATTGTGTACAGGGACTATGTGGACATCAGTGTCGCTGTAGCAACTCCCCGG GGTCTTGTGGTCCCTGTCGTTAGGAATGTAGAAAACATGAACTATGCTGACATTGAGCGTGCTATCTACGAGTTGGGGGAGAAG GCACGGAAGAATGAACTGGCCATTGAAGACATGGATGGTGGCACTTTCACAATCAGCAACGGAGGGGTTTTTGGGTCACTCTTTGGGACACCTATCATTAACCCACCCCAGTCTGCCATATTAGGCATGCATGCCATCTTCGACAGGCCTGTGGCTGTGGGAGGCAAG ATCGAGGTGCGGCCCATGATGTACGTGGCGCTGACGTACGATCACCGGCTGATTGACGGCAGAGAGGCAGTGACTTTCCTGCGCAAGATCAAGGCAGCGGTGGAGGATCCCCGCGTGCTGCTGCTCGACCTGTAG
- the PGF gene encoding placenta growth factor, with protein MRLLGAFLRLLVAGTLGAPPAPAPEARGTASAEPPVLTFREIWNRSFCRPLEQLVDVITEFPNEVEYIFRPSCVSLQRCGGCCADEGLRCVPVETSTVTMQLLKIKPNGEAPYVEMAFTEHKQCECRPRQDLMRLGRRRPKGRGKRRQDKMRRKGCELCGTPRR; from the exons ATGCGGCTGCTCGGCGCCTTCCTGCGGCTGCTGGTGGCCGGGACGCTGGGGGCGCCGCCTGCCCCA gcCCCGGAGGCGCGGGGGACCGCCAGCGCGGAGCCGCCCG TTCTGACCTTTCGGGAGATCTGGAACCGCAGTTTCTGCCGGCCCCTGGAGCAGCTGGTGGACGTCATCACCGAGTTCCCCAACGAGGTGGAGTACATTTTCAGACCCTCCTGCGTCTCCCTGCAGCGCTGCGGAGGCTGCTGTGCGGACGAGGGTCTCCGCTGTGTCCCTGTGGAAACAAGCACGGTCACCATGCAG CTCCTGAAGATAAAGCCAAATGGGGAGGCTCCCTACGTGGAGATGGCGTTCACCGAGCACAAGCAGTGCGAGTGCAG GCCCCGGCAGGACCTCATGAGGTTGGGAAG gagaaGGCCTAAGGGCCGAGGTAAGAGAAGACAAGACAAGATGAGACGTAAAGGCTGTGAACT ATGTGGCACACCACGCAGGtag
- the DLST gene encoding dihydrolipoyllysine-residue succinyltransferase component of 2-oxoglutarate dehydrogenase complex, mitochondrial isoform X2, with amino-acid sequence MRFHFAYCVNGNCTLARCSLSGVAGSQGLAYTNSRKLVVNSSSVFTVRYFRTTAVRRDDVVTVNTPAFAESVTEGDVRWEKAVGDTVAEDEVVCEIETDKTSVQVPAPAAGVIEALLVPDGGKVEGGTPLFKLRKTGAAPAKAKPAASPPPPPAAPEPVAAAAPPPAAAPIPTTMPPVPPTSAQPIDSKPVSAVKPAAAPAAAPPGEAAPSKGARSEHRVKMNRMRQRIAQRLKEAQNTCAMLTTFNEIDMSNIREMRAIHKDPFLKKHNLKLGFMSAFVKAAAFALQDQPVVNAVIDDTTKEIVYRDYVDISVAVATPRGLVVPVVRNVENMNYADIERAIYELGEKARKNELAIEDMDGGTFTISNGGVFGSLFGTPIINPPQSAILGMHAIFDRPVAVGGKIEVRPMMYVALTYDHRLIDGREAVTFLRKIKAAVEDPRVLLLDL; translated from the exons GTGTGGCTGGGAGCCAGGGACTGGCTTACACGAACAGCAGGAAGCTTGT agtAAACAGCTCCAGTGTCTTCACTGTCCGTTACTTCAGAACCACTGCAGTACGTA GGGATGACGTGGTTACGGTGAACACGCCAGCCTTTGCAGAGTCAGTCACAGAAGGAGATGTCAGGTGGGAGAAAG CCGTCGGAGACACAGTGGCAGAAGATGAAGTGGTGTGTGAGATTGAAACAGACAAG aCATCAGTGCAAgttccagccccagcagctggtGTGATTGAAGCCCTTCTGGTACCTGATGGTGGCAAAGTAGAAGGGGGGACACCTCTGTTCAAACTCAGGAAAACTGGAG CTGCTCCTGCCAAGGCCaaaccagcagcatcccctcctcctcctcctgcagcccctgaACCTGtagctgcagctgctcctccccctgctgcagcaccaatTCCCACTACAATGCCACCAGTGCCGCCTACGTCAGCTCAGCCCATCGACAGCAAACCAG TGTCTGCGGTGAAGCCGGCTGCAGCCCCCGCGGCAGCCCCTCCAGGGGAGGCAGCGCCCAGCAAAGGTGCCAGATCAGAGCATAGG gtgAAAATGAATAGGATGCGCCAGCGTATCGCTCAGCGGCTGAAGGAGGCTCAGAATACTTGTGCCATGCTGACCACTTTCAATGAGATCGATATGAG CAACATCCGGGAGATGAGAGCGATACACAAGGATCCCTTCCTGAAAAAGCACAACCTGAAGCTAGGTTTCATGTCAGCTTTtgtgaaagctgcagcttttgctCTGCAGGACCAGCCCGTTGTGAATGCAG tGATTGATGACACAACCAAAGAGATTGTGTACAGGGACTATGTGGACATCAGTGTCGCTGTAGCAACTCCCCGG GGTCTTGTGGTCCCTGTCGTTAGGAATGTAGAAAACATGAACTATGCTGACATTGAGCGTGCTATCTACGAGTTGGGGGAGAAG GCACGGAAGAATGAACTGGCCATTGAAGACATGGATGGTGGCACTTTCACAATCAGCAACGGAGGGGTTTTTGGGTCACTCTTTGGGACACCTATCATTAACCCACCCCAGTCTGCCATATTAGGCATGCATGCCATCTTCGACAGGCCTGTGGCTGTGGGAGGCAAG ATCGAGGTGCGGCCCATGATGTACGTGGCGCTGACGTACGATCACCGGCTGATTGACGGCAGAGAGGCAGTGACTTTCCTGCGCAAGATCAAGGCAGCGGTGGAGGATCCCCGCGTGCTGCTGCTCGACCTGTAG